The proteins below are encoded in one region of Flavobacterium sp. IMCC34852:
- a CDS encoding ATP-binding protein: MQMKRSSRTALLFLIPFLVVIFLFSLFIYYSVSSYSENYLFKLLEARANKVARENIDAKSLSKNLLMDNEATEKLPHEKDFFIPINDKLDIKAEAKKVGISQRFFSDAVKNGSAEFVTKQYLYKGIRYKSKAGDFIVITAAENYFEINQAKNLINTLLFAMGIASLILLYIAFYFSKNIFKPISAITEKVKEISSENLHLRLNENNTNDELNQLTMTFNNMLDRIETSFETQNNFISNASHELRTPLTAIIGETDVVLSKPRQAEDYIESLKIILQEAEKLDNKTKALLFLAQTGFNGKVQKFDKVRIDQLLWDVKENLESMNSKNKIYLDMELLPENPMKLKVNGNTQLLHLAFSNIISNGCKYSDFNTVTVSIGASDDFVYIVINDSGIGIPEDEIQYIYDPFFRASNTKNYEGYGIGLPLTRNILRMHNGKIFVNSVQEQGTTVQITIPTWKPEAV, from the coding sequence ATGCAGATGAAGAGAAGCTCAAGAACCGCGTTGTTGTTTTTAATTCCATTTTTGGTTGTTATATTTCTTTTCAGTTTGTTTATCTATTATTCCGTTTCGAGTTACTCCGAAAACTATTTGTTTAAATTACTCGAAGCCAGAGCCAATAAAGTGGCCCGAGAAAATATTGATGCCAAATCACTTAGTAAAAATTTGTTAATGGATAATGAGGCCACGGAAAAACTACCTCATGAAAAAGATTTTTTTATTCCAATTAACGATAAATTAGACATTAAGGCAGAAGCTAAGAAAGTTGGCATAAGCCAAAGATTTTTTAGCGATGCTGTTAAAAATGGAAGCGCAGAGTTTGTCACTAAGCAATATTTATACAAAGGCATTCGCTATAAATCAAAGGCAGGTGATTTTATTGTGATAACAGCAGCAGAGAATTATTTCGAAATCAATCAGGCTAAAAATCTCATCAATACACTTTTGTTTGCTATGGGAATTGCTTCATTAATTCTGTTATACATCGCTTTTTACTTTTCTAAAAATATTTTCAAGCCAATTTCTGCCATCACCGAAAAGGTAAAAGAAATCAGTTCTGAGAATTTGCATTTGCGACTGAACGAAAACAATACCAACGACGAGCTTAATCAATTGACCATGACTTTTAACAATATGTTAGACAGGATTGAAACGTCATTTGAAACCCAAAACAACTTTATCAGCAATGCTTCACATGAGTTGAGAACGCCATTGACGGCTATTATTGGCGAAACCGATGTGGTTTTGTCAAAGCCAAGACAAGCCGAAGATTACATAGAATCGCTGAAAATCATTTTACAAGAAGCAGAAAAATTGGACAACAAAACCAAAGCGCTATTGTTCTTAGCCCAAACAGGTTTTAACGGGAAAGTTCAAAAATTTGATAAAGTCAGAATCGACCAGCTTTTATGGGATGTGAAAGAAAATCTGGAAAGCATGAACAGCAAGAATAAGATTTATCTCGACATGGAACTGTTACCCGAAAATCCAATGAAGTTAAAGGTAAACGGAAATACGCAACTGTTGCATTTGGCATTCAGTAACATCATTAGTAACGGATGTAAATATTCTGATTTTAATACCGTAACCGTTTCTATAGGCGCTTCGGATGATTTCGTTTATATTGTGATTAATGATTCCGGAATAGGAATTCCCGAAGACGAAATACAATATATTTATGATCCGTTTTTCAGAGCTTCTAATACCAAAAATTATGAAGGCTACGGCATTGGTTTACCCTTAACCAGAAACATCCTTAGAATGCACAATGGTAAAATTTTTGTCAACTCTGTACAAGAACAAGGAACAACGGTTCAAATCACCATACCAACTTGGAAACCCGAAGCCGTATAA
- a CDS encoding response regulator transcription factor codes for MKKILLVEDEAHVVSFIKKGLSEEGFEVSVAFDGKTGLQLALDNTFDLIILDIMLPEMNGLEVCKAIRIENQFVPILFLTALGTSENIVLGLENGADDYLVKPFKFIELVARIKTLIRRSKGKSLTSETAVNDKDTYFFGDLTVNDYTKTVIRANEEISLTSTEYKLLLFFIKNKKKVLSRQDILDAVWGIDYDLGTNVVDVYVNYLRKKVDAKSEEKIIHTIIGMGYVLRESDNI; via the coding sequence ATGAAAAAAATACTTTTGGTTGAAGACGAAGCCCATGTTGTTTCATTTATTAAAAAAGGACTGTCAGAAGAAGGATTTGAAGTTAGTGTTGCCTTTGATGGCAAGACCGGTTTACAATTGGCCTTAGACAATACTTTTGATTTAATCATTTTGGACATCATGTTGCCCGAAATGAACGGTTTAGAGGTCTGCAAAGCCATTAGAATTGAAAACCAATTTGTACCCATACTTTTTTTAACTGCTTTAGGAACTTCAGAAAATATAGTTTTAGGATTGGAAAATGGTGCGGATGATTATCTGGTAAAACCATTTAAGTTTATCGAATTAGTAGCCCGAATTAAAACACTTATCCGACGCTCCAAAGGCAAATCATTAACTTCTGAAACGGCTGTAAATGATAAAGACACCTATTTTTTTGGAGACTTAACGGTCAATGATTACACTAAAACAGTGATTCGTGCCAACGAGGAAATCTCTTTAACTTCTACAGAATACAAATTGCTGTTGTTTTTTATCAAGAACAAGAAAAAAGTATTGTCGCGACAGGATATTCTGGATGCGGTTTGGGGAATTGATTATGATTTAGGCACCAATGTAGTCGATGTATATGTCAATTATTTACGAAAAAAAGTAGACGCCAAATCTGAAGAGAAAATCATTCATACTATCATTGGAATGGGTTATGTATTGAGAGAAAGTGATAATATTTAA
- a CDS encoding cystathionine gamma-synthase, producing the protein MKFNTKVIHGNQHHEEVTGAVMPPVFQTSTYAQVSPGKPVGDYEYSRAANPTRQALEDALASIENGARGLAFASGLAATDCLLRLFKAGDEIIAMDDLYGGTYRLFTRLYNNSGIKFHFVDMNDMAKFQSLINENTKLVWVETPTNPLMKLADIAEIAKVTKKHDILFAVDNTFATPYLQKPLDLGADIVMHSATKYLGGHSDVIAGALIIKDKALGDELHFKQFATGGTLGPMDSFLVLRGIKTLHLRVQRHCENGEKVAQFLANHPEVDKVFYPGLPDHPFHDIAKKQMSGFGGMVSFTFKSGKKEDAISFLEKLKVFTLAESLGGVESLANHPALMTHASIPEDKRKEVGITDDLVRLSTGVEDIDDLLADLEQAFR; encoded by the coding sequence ATGAAATTCAACACCAAAGTCATACATGGCAATCAACACCATGAAGAAGTAACCGGAGCGGTAATGCCGCCGGTATTTCAAACCTCAACATACGCACAAGTTTCACCCGGAAAACCCGTTGGTGATTACGAATATTCTCGTGCGGCAAATCCAACCCGTCAAGCTTTAGAAGATGCCTTAGCCAGTATTGAAAATGGTGCACGCGGCTTAGCTTTCGCCTCAGGATTAGCGGCAACCGATTGCTTACTCCGTCTTTTCAAAGCCGGAGATGAAATCATTGCGATGGACGATTTATATGGTGGAACGTATCGTTTGTTTACCCGCTTGTACAACAACAGCGGTATTAAATTCCATTTTGTGGACATGAATGATATGGCTAAATTTCAGTCATTGATTAATGAAAATACGAAGTTGGTTTGGGTAGAAACGCCTACCAATCCGTTGATGAAATTGGCTGACATTGCCGAAATAGCAAAAGTCACTAAAAAACACGACATCCTTTTTGCGGTAGACAATACTTTTGCCACGCCTTATTTGCAAAAACCATTGGATTTAGGTGCTGATATCGTAATGCATTCGGCGACGAAATATTTAGGCGGACACAGTGATGTAATTGCCGGTGCTTTGATTATAAAAGATAAAGCTTTGGGCGATGAATTACATTTTAAACAATTTGCGACCGGCGGTACATTGGGTCCAATGGACAGTTTCTTGGTTTTACGCGGCATCAAAACCTTACATTTAAGAGTACAAAGACACTGTGAAAACGGAGAAAAAGTGGCCCAATTTTTAGCCAATCACCCTGAAGTAGACAAGGTATTTTATCCCGGATTGCCCGACCATCCTTTTCATGACATTGCCAAAAAACAAATGAGTGGCTTTGGCGGTATGGTTTCGTTTACTTTCAAATCAGGAAAAAAAGAAGATGCGATTTCATTTTTGGAAAAACTAAAAGTATTCACTTTGGCCGAATCCCTTGGCGGAGTTGAATCTTTGGCGAATCATCCTGCTTTAATGACACACGCTTCGATTCCGGAAGACAAACGAAAAGAAGTTGGGATTACTGACGATTTAGTACGTTTAAGCACCGGTGTGGAAGACATTGATGATTTGCTGGCTGATTTAGAACAAGCTTTTAGGTAA
- a CDS encoding DUF3078 domain-containing protein, producing the protein MKRVLLATWLLLSANTIFSQVSEKELLKKTEETIAKIQEEKPNGWEKKGVFTFLANQASFNNWLAGGQSSISGNMGVKYDFNYKSDTWTWDNKFFANYGLTKIKDQDLQKTDDRIEFNSLLGKKASGEWYYSFFFNFKTQLDSGFDPADNTVKISHFFSPAYTQFGPGMMWKKSDNFKINVAPATSKVIVVHPHFTELGPAFGVAMGESSRYEFGAAVNAYYKFNLMENVTAENIFNSYTNYLEDPYNIDIDYTLNIVMKVNKYLTTNFAFQTIYDDNAFAGFQTRQVIGIGVNYGF; encoded by the coding sequence ATGAAAAGAGTTTTATTAGCCACGTGGTTACTTTTATCTGCCAACACTATATTTTCTCAAGTCAGTGAAAAAGAATTACTAAAGAAAACGGAAGAAACAATTGCTAAAATTCAAGAAGAAAAGCCCAACGGTTGGGAGAAGAAAGGCGTTTTTACTTTCTTGGCCAATCAAGCCAGTTTTAACAATTGGTTAGCTGGTGGACAAAGCAGTATTTCCGGAAACATGGGCGTAAAATATGATTTTAATTATAAAAGTGATACTTGGACATGGGACAACAAGTTTTTTGCTAATTATGGGTTGACCAAAATCAAAGACCAAGACCTTCAAAAAACAGATGACAGAATAGAATTCAATTCTTTATTAGGGAAAAAAGCATCAGGCGAATGGTACTATTCTTTCTTTTTTAATTTTAAAACCCAACTTGACTCAGGATTTGATCCTGCCGACAATACGGTTAAAATATCACATTTCTTTTCACCCGCTTACACCCAATTCGGACCGGGTATGATGTGGAAGAAAAGCGATAATTTTAAAATAAATGTCGCGCCTGCTACTTCAAAAGTGATTGTGGTTCACCCTCATTTTACAGAACTTGGTCCAGCTTTTGGGGTGGCTATGGGAGAATCTTCAAGATATGAGTTTGGTGCTGCAGTAAATGCTTATTACAAATTCAATTTGATGGAAAATGTAACCGCCGAAAACATTTTTAATTCTTATACCAATTATCTGGAAGATCCTTATAATATTGATATCGATTATACTTTAAATATTGTAATGAAGGTCAACAAATACTTGACCACCAATTTTGCCTTCCAAACCATTTATGACGATAATGCCTTTGCCGGATTTCAAACCCGTCAGGTTATAGGAATAGGCGTAAATTACGGATTCTGA
- a CDS encoding DUF2480 family protein — protein MDEIINRVANSALEVFDLEDYYPSGIRTQIDISQWLLEGFLLKEKDFREALKNHDWTQYQNHFVAIHCSTDAIVPAWATILVTTYVSPFAQKVVLGNINDLNTALYQEILPTLDYSPYQDKPVIIKGCSKKPVPESAYIMAVQKLQPFAKSIMYGEACSAVPLFKKAK, from the coding sequence ATGGACGAAATCATCAACAGAGTAGCCAACTCAGCCCTCGAAGTGTTCGATTTGGAAGATTATTATCCCAGCGGCATTCGGACACAAATAGACATTTCTCAATGGCTTTTAGAAGGCTTTTTATTGAAAGAAAAAGACTTTCGCGAAGCTTTGAAAAACCACGACTGGACACAATACCAAAATCATTTTGTAGCCATTCATTGTTCAACTGACGCGATAGTGCCGGCTTGGGCTACTATTTTGGTAACCACTTATGTTTCGCCTTTTGCTCAAAAAGTAGTATTGGGCAACATAAACGATTTGAATACGGCTTTATATCAAGAGATTTTGCCAACTCTTGATTATTCCCCATACCAAGACAAACCGGTCATCATCAAAGGTTGTTCTAAAAAACCCGTTCCTGAAAGTGCTTACATCATGGCAGTACAAAAACTCCAACCTTTTGCTAAAAGCATCATGTATGGTGAGGCTTGCTCCGCAGTTCCTTTATTTAAAAAAGCAAAATAG
- a CDS encoding SUF system Fe-S cluster assembly protein: protein MEEFKDDINLGENVVKVLKGIYDPEIPVDIYELGLIYDVMINEDNEVKVLMTLTSPNCPVAETLPREVEEKITKIEAVKSCEVEITFDPPWSKDLMSEEAKLELGML, encoded by the coding sequence ATGGAAGAATTTAAAGACGATATCAATTTAGGCGAAAATGTAGTCAAAGTACTCAAAGGTATTTATGACCCGGAAATTCCTGTTGATATTTATGAATTAGGCTTAATCTACGACGTAATGATTAACGAAGACAACGAAGTAAAAGTTTTGATGACACTAACTTCACCTAACTGTCCCGTAGCCGAAACATTACCACGCGAAGTAGAAGAAAAAATCACCAAAATAGAGGCTGTAAAGTCTTGTGAAGTAGAGATTACTTTTGATCCGCCTTGGAGCAAAGATTTAATGAGTGAAGAAGCCAAGTTAGAACTCGGAATGCTTTAA
- a CDS encoding SufE family protein — protein MSIKEIQDEIVDEFSMFDDWMQRYEYIIELGKSLPLIEEQYKTEDNIITGCQSKVWVHAEQLGDKVVFTADSDAILTKGIIAILIRVFSNQKASAILEANTDFIDEIGLKEHLSPTRANGLVSMIKKLKMYALAFNAKN, from the coding sequence ATGAGCATAAAAGAAATACAAGACGAGATTGTAGACGAGTTCTCCATGTTCGACGATTGGATGCAACGCTACGAATATATCATCGAGCTCGGTAAATCACTCCCGCTAATTGAAGAACAATACAAAACGGAAGACAACATTATTACCGGTTGCCAATCGAAAGTTTGGGTTCACGCCGAGCAACTAGGCGATAAAGTAGTCTTCACCGCCGATAGCGATGCGATTTTAACCAAAGGCATTATAGCCATTCTGATTCGGGTATTTTCTAATCAAAAAGCCTCGGCTATTTTAGAAGCCAACACCGATTTTATTGACGAAATCGGTCTTAAAGAACATTTGTCTCCAACAAGAGCCAACGGTTTGGTCTCTATGATTAAAAAACTTAAAATGTATGCTTTGGCATTTAATGCTAAAAATTAA
- a CDS encoding aminotransferase class V-fold PLP-dependent enzyme, with protein MLDIQKIRADFPILSQKVNGKPLVYFDNGATSQKPQVVIDAISKYYQEINANIHRGVHTLSQLATDAYEVSRGKIQNHINAKHAHEVIFTSGTTHGINAVANGFAAFLKPGDEVMVSALEHHSNIVPWQMLCEKTGAALKVIPMNENGELIMSEYDKLLSTKTKIVTVNHISNALGTINPIKEMIDKAHEVGAAILIDGAQATPHLKPDVQALNCDFYVFSGHKICGPTGIGILYGKEEWLRKLPPYQGGGEMIATVTFEKTTYADLPHKFEAGTPNIADGIVLGTAIDYLNEIGFDNIAKYEHELLEYATEKLLEIEGLKIFGTAKEKTSVISFNINGIHPYDIGTIIDKLGIAVRTGHHCAQPIMDFFQIPGTIRASFAFYNTKEEIDTMVEAVKKAQMMLS; from the coding sequence ATGTTAGACATCCAAAAAATCAGAGCTGATTTTCCGATACTTTCCCAAAAAGTCAATGGCAAACCACTCGTCTATTTTGATAACGGCGCAACTTCGCAAAAACCACAAGTGGTCATCGACGCGATATCTAAATATTACCAAGAAATTAATGCCAACATTCACCGCGGCGTGCATACTTTGAGCCAATTGGCTACTGATGCGTATGAAGTTTCTCGTGGAAAAATTCAAAATCATATCAATGCCAAACACGCGCACGAAGTGATTTTTACTTCGGGAACCACTCATGGAATTAATGCGGTTGCCAATGGTTTTGCGGCCTTTTTAAAACCCGGTGATGAGGTTATGGTTTCTGCTTTAGAACACCACAGCAACATCGTGCCTTGGCAAATGCTATGTGAGAAAACCGGTGCGGCTTTGAAAGTCATTCCGATGAATGAAAATGGCGAATTGATTATGTCGGAATACGACAAATTGCTTTCGACTAAAACCAAAATCGTAACCGTAAATCATATTTCAAATGCTTTGGGAACGATTAACCCCATCAAGGAAATGATTGATAAAGCGCATGAAGTTGGTGCGGCGATTTTAATCGATGGTGCCCAAGCTACACCGCATTTAAAACCCGATGTTCAAGCTTTGAATTGTGATTTTTATGTGTTTTCGGGGCATAAAATTTGTGGTCCAACCGGAATCGGAATCCTTTACGGAAAAGAAGAATGGTTGCGCAAATTACCACCATACCAAGGCGGCGGTGAAATGATTGCGACGGTGACATTTGAGAAAACAACTTATGCCGACTTGCCACACAAGTTCGAAGCCGGTACGCCCAATATTGCGGATGGAATCGTACTCGGAACAGCTATTGATTATTTGAATGAAATTGGTTTTGACAACATCGCCAAATACGAACATGAATTGTTGGAATATGCTACCGAAAAATTATTGGAAATCGAAGGGTTGAAAATTTTCGGTACCGCAAAAGAAAAAACTTCCGTAATTTCGTTTAACATCAACGGCATTCATCCGTACGACATTGGCACAATTATCGATAAGTTAGGAATAGCGGTGCGCACCGGACATCATTGCGCCCAGCCGATTATGGATTTCTTCCAAATTCCGGGAACGATAAGAGCGAGTTTCGCTTTTTACAATACCAAAGAAGAAATTGACACCATGGTCGAAGCGGTAAAGAAAGCCCAAATGATGTTGAGTTAA
- a CDS encoding serine hydrolase domain-containing protein, producing MKKFLKIFGILLLIVFVYLRIEIYPQLDLISGFSAKSVASGHFIDGRSLETIQKGDNDIDKVDWASNEIDENGKYAVSKVYGLKTRKAIYRKGLGATLINDDFDETKPYNVPKRVFLKNNLPYPFGNNNPVDTVFGDIDYAKLQKAVEDAFDKKGEKNKRTRSVVVLYKNKLIAEKYADGFNKESKILGWSMTKSLTATYFGILKKQGKIDITKPAPIAEWKNDERSKITINDLLHMNSGLEWEEDYNKISDVTKMLFIAEDMTKPQIDKPLVGKPNNTWNYSSGTTNLLSGILRKQFKTHQEYLDFWYSSLFDKIGMNSALVEVDISGNFVGSSYGWATTRDWAKFGLLYLNEGNWNGEQIFDPSWAKYVATPTNGSNGQYGGQFWLNAGGKFPDVPKDMFYCSGYQGQMVAIFPSHDLVVVRMGLSEEFDFNGLLSGIVGSLRK from the coding sequence ATGAAAAAATTTCTCAAAATCTTTGGCATTTTATTGTTGATAGTCTTTGTTTATCTGCGCATTGAAATTTATCCGCAACTCGATTTGATATCGGGTTTTTCGGCCAAGAGCGTGGCTTCGGGTCATTTTATTGATGGTCGAAGTTTGGAAACCATTCAAAAAGGCGACAATGACATTGACAAAGTGGATTGGGCCAGCAATGAAATTGATGAAAACGGAAAGTATGCCGTATCCAAAGTGTATGGTTTAAAAACCCGCAAAGCCATTTACCGTAAAGGTTTGGGTGCAACTTTAATCAACGATGATTTTGATGAAACTAAGCCATACAATGTTCCGAAACGAGTTTTTTTGAAGAACAATTTGCCTTATCCTTTTGGTAATAACAATCCTGTAGATACTGTTTTTGGTGATATTGATTATGCCAAATTGCAGAAAGCGGTAGAAGATGCTTTTGATAAAAAAGGCGAGAAAAACAAACGCACACGTTCGGTAGTAGTCTTGTATAAAAACAAATTAATTGCCGAAAAATATGCCGATGGATTCAACAAAGAATCTAAAATTTTGGGTTGGTCGATGACCAAAAGTTTAACGGCAACTTATTTCGGAATTCTAAAAAAACAAGGCAAAATCGACATCACTAAACCGGCTCCGATTGCGGAATGGAAAAACGATGAGCGTTCCAAAATCACCATTAATGATTTGTTGCACATGAATTCCGGCTTGGAATGGGAAGAAGATTATAACAAAATTTCCGATGTAACTAAAATGCTTTTTATTGCGGAAGACATGACCAAACCTCAAATTGATAAGCCTTTGGTGGGCAAACCAAACAATACTTGGAATTATTCTTCAGGAACGACCAATTTATTGTCCGGGATTTTGCGAAAACAATTCAAAACCCACCAAGAATACTTAGATTTTTGGTACAGCAGTTTGTTTGATAAAATCGGGATGAATTCCGCTTTAGTCGAAGTTGATATAAGTGGGAATTTTGTGGGTTCATCTTATGGTTGGGCCACAACGCGTGATTGGGCGAAGTTTGGTTTGCTTTATTTAAACGAAGGAAACTGGAATGGCGAACAAATTTTTGATCCGAGTTGGGCCAAATATGTTGCCACACCAACCAACGGTTCTAACGGACAATACGGTGGACAATTTTGGTTAAACGCCGGCGGAAAGTTCCCCGATGTACCAAAAGATATGTTTTACTGCAGCGGATATCAAGGACAAATGGTGGCTATTTTCCCTAGTCACGACTTGGTTGTGGTACGTATGGGATTGAGCGAAGAATTTGACTTTAACGGGTTGTTAAGTGGTATTGTTGGTAGTTTGAGAAAATAA
- the sufD gene encoding Fe-S cluster assembly protein SufD, protein MELKEKLISSFMAFEEHIDVHSELHDVRTSAIKNFENKGFPSKKEEAWKYTSLNAILKNDYSVFPKHDNAIEFAEVKKYFLHEIDTHKVIFVDGKFSSFLSATTHDGLDVCLMSSALNKPKYKMIIDEYFNKIASKDESLTSLNTAFANEGAYINIPKSKVVEKPIEIIYFSTGVESALMVQPRNLVIVGENAHVQIIERHQSLNENPVLTNSVTEIFAQKRAIVDYYKIQNDLQSANLIDNTYISQKQESRVSVHTFSFGGNITRNNLNFYHFGERIDSTLKGITIIGDKQHVDHYTLVNHATPNCESHQNYKTILADSSTGVFNGKIFVEKEAQKTDAFQQNNNILLGDKATINAKPQLEIFADDVKCSHGCTIGQLDETAMFYMQQRGIPKKEAKALLMYAFSNEVIESIKIPELKKRITKIIATKLGVNLGFDL, encoded by the coding sequence ATGGAATTGAAAGAAAAATTAATCTCGTCTTTTATGGCTTTCGAAGAACACATTGATGTTCATTCGGAATTGCACGACGTGCGCACTTCTGCCATTAAAAACTTTGAGAACAAAGGTTTCCCCTCCAAAAAAGAGGAAGCCTGGAAATATACTTCGCTGAATGCCATCTTAAAAAATGACTATTCGGTATTCCCGAAACACGACAATGCCATCGAATTTGCTGAGGTAAAAAAATACTTCTTGCACGAAATCGACACACACAAAGTGATTTTTGTGGATGGAAAATTCTCTTCTTTTTTATCAGCAACAACGCATGACGGTTTGGATGTTTGCTTAATGTCTTCGGCTTTAAACAAACCAAAATACAAAATGATTATTGATGAGTATTTCAACAAAATAGCCAGCAAAGACGAAAGTTTGACCAGTTTAAACACGGCTTTCGCCAATGAAGGCGCCTACATCAACATTCCGAAAAGCAAAGTGGTGGAAAAACCCATCGAAATCATTTATTTCTCAACAGGCGTTGAAAGCGCTCTGATGGTTCAACCGAGAAATTTGGTTATCGTAGGCGAAAATGCCCACGTACAAATCATAGAAAGACACCAAAGTTTAAACGAAAACCCGGTGCTTACCAATTCGGTAACCGAGATTTTTGCTCAAAAACGCGCTATCGTGGATTACTATAAAATTCAAAACGACTTGCAATCGGCCAACCTGATTGACAACACTTATATTTCCCAAAAACAGGAAAGTCGCGTTTCGGTACACACGTTTTCTTTTGGTGGCAACATCACCAGAAATAACCTGAATTTCTATCATTTTGGCGAAAGAATCGATTCGACTTTAAAAGGCATTACCATCATTGGCGACAAGCAACACGTTGACCATTACACTTTAGTAAATCACGCGACGCCCAATTGCGAAAGCCACCAGAACTACAAAACCATTTTGGCCGACAGTTCGACAGGCGTTTTCAACGGAAAAATTTTCGTGGAAAAAGAAGCGCAAAAAACCGATGCTTTCCAACAGAACAACAACATCTTATTAGGCGACAAAGCCACCATCAATGCCAAACCGCAATTGGAAATTTTTGCCGATGACGTAAAGTGTTCCCACGGTTGTACCATCGGACAATTAGACGAAACCGCCATGTTCTATATGCAACAACGCGGTATTCCGAAGAAAGAAGCCAAGGCCTTATTGATGTACGCCTTCTCGAATGAAGTGATTGAAAGCATCAAAATCCCGGAATTGAAAAAGCGTATTACCAAAATTATCGCTACGAAATTGGGCGTGAATTTAGGGTTCGATTTGTAG
- the sufC gene encoding Fe-S cluster assembly ATPase SufC has product MLQITNLHASVEDKEILKGINLTVNAGEVHAIMGPNGAGKSTLSSIIAGNENYEVTEGEILLEGEDISELAPEERAHKGVFLSFQYPVEIPGVSVTNFMKTAINESRKANGKEEMPANEMLKLIREKSELLEIDRKFLSRSLNEGFSGGEKKRNEIFQMAMLEPKLAILDETDSGLDIDALRIVANGVNKLKNENNAVLVITHYQRLLDYIIPDFVHVLMDGKIVKSGDASLALELEEKGYDWIKQEQEA; this is encoded by the coding sequence ATGTTACAAATAACAAATTTACACGCAAGTGTTGAAGATAAAGAGATTTTAAAAGGAATCAACCTAACGGTAAATGCCGGAGAAGTACACGCGATTATGGGACCAAACGGTGCCGGAAAAAGTACACTTTCGTCCATCATTGCCGGAAATGAAAACTACGAAGTAACCGAAGGCGAAATCCTTTTGGAAGGCGAAGATATTTCAGAATTAGCTCCCGAAGAAAGAGCTCACAAAGGGGTTTTCTTGTCGTTCCAATATCCGGTAGAAATTCCGGGTGTTTCAGTGACGAATTTTATGAAAACCGCCATCAACGAAAGCCGCAAAGCCAACGGAAAAGAGGAAATGCCGGCGAATGAAATGTTGAAATTGATTCGTGAGAAATCAGAATTATTAGAAATCGACCGCAAGTTCTTATCCCGCTCGCTAAACGAAGGTTTTTCGGGTGGTGAAAAGAAACGTAACGAGATTTTCCAAATGGCCATGTTGGAACCCAAATTAGCCATCCTTGACGAAACCGATTCCGGTTTGGATATCGATGCGCTTCGAATTGTGGCCAACGGCGTAAACAAATTGAAAAACGAAAATAACGCGGTGTTAGTCATTACGCATTACCAACGTTTGTTAGACTATATCATTCCTGATTTCGTTCACGTTTTAATGGACGGAAAAATTGTAAAATCAGGCGACGCTTCATTAGCACTTGAACTTGAGGAAAAAGGATACGATTGGATTAAACAAGAGCAAGAAGCATAA